TTGAAGTAGCAAGACGTGATACCAAAACCAAAGAAACAGTTTCTCTGGATGGAATCGCTGATTTCATTGGCACGTTATTAGAGAACATTCAGGAATCCATTTATAATAAAGCATTGGCATTCCGTGAGGAAAACACGATAAAGGTTGACACTTTTGAAGAGTTCAATAAAGTGCTTGATACCAAAGGTGGATTCATTCTTGCTCACTGGGACGGGACTTCGGAAACAGAAGAAAAAATTAAGGAGGAAACTAAAGCAACGATTCGTTGTGTTCCTTTGGATTCTGTGGAAGAGGAAGGGGTTTGTATTTATTCAGGCAAACCTTCTAACAGAAGAGTTGTTTTTGCAAGAGCATATTAATACGAGGTCCTAATTTGTTGACCATCATCTTAAACTTATTTTTTTACCAATAGATTCTAATAAAATGAAACAAGCACAAGCAGGTGATACTGTCCAGGTACACTACACAGGCACTCTTCCGGATGGCCAACTGTTTGATTCCTCGGCAGGACGTGAGCCATTGTCTTTTCAATTGGGAAGCGGACAGGTAATCAAAGGCTTTGATGACGGTGTTACCGGCATGGCAGTTGGAGATAAAAAAACGGTACATATTCCAAACGAAGAGGCTTACGGCCCAATCAACGAAGACATGATCGTCAACTTTGAGCGCAGCCAGATACCAGCTGATATTCCTTTGGAAGTTGGAATAACTTTGAATATGCATCAGGACGGAAACGGCCAGGTGATTCCGGTTATCGTGAAAGAAGTTACAGACGAATTTGTAATTCTTGATGCAAACCATCCATTGGCCGGTCAGGATCTGATTTTTGAATTGGAACTTGTAGGTATCGAATAAATTGAAATTGAATATAAAAAAACGGGCTTGAATCAAAAGTTGATTCAAGCCCGTTTTTTTATATATACCAAATTTATTCAACCCATTTCAAACTGAACATTTCCGGTTTTCCTTTTTGTAATTTTAGTAATACCTGCTTATCCGCAAGATCATTTAACAAACGCTCAGCTCTCTTTTCCGAAATATTTATAATTCTTGAAAACACTTTGGCTGTAACAGAATCATATTCCTTTAAATACTGAATAAGTGATCTGACATGCCGGGATTCCAGTAAGGTCTTAGTATCAAAATCACTTTGTCCCTCAATAAAAAGTCGCAGCGTAGGTACACTTTTATCTTTGACACGAACATAAATCATTCGCTGACCTTTCTCATTAATTGCATAATGCGGTCGTTCCTGACTTTCGTCAATTTCAACACGCAACAATACTCTGTTATCCAGTTTCTCGGATTTAAAACGAATTGATAAGGCTTTGTCAACTAACTCTGTGCAGGCTCTTTCCAGTTTTTCAAGCTCACCTAATTCAGAAGCGACTCCAAGAACTTCCTTGTTATCTCCCACAC
The nucleotide sequence above comes from Dyadobacter subterraneus. Encoded proteins:
- a CDS encoding AlbA family DNA-binding domain-containing protein; the encoded protein is MMIKSTIQLIKQGEGLTVEFKRTIDNPFKIAKTLASFANTSGGVLLIGVGDNKEVLGVASELGELEKLERACTELVDKALSIRFKSEKLDNRVLLRVEIDESQERPHYAINEKGQRMIYVRVKDKSVPTLRLFIEGQSDFDTKTLLESRHVRSLIQYLKEYDSVTAKVFSRIINISEKRAERLLNDLADKQVLLKLQKGKPEMFSLKWVE
- a CDS encoding FKBP-type peptidyl-prolyl cis-trans isomerase, which gives rise to MKQAQAGDTVQVHYTGTLPDGQLFDSSAGREPLSFQLGSGQVIKGFDDGVTGMAVGDKKTVHIPNEEAYGPINEDMIVNFERSQIPADIPLEVGITLNMHQDGNGQVIPVIVKEVTDEFVILDANHPLAGQDLIFELELVGIE